From the genome of Apostichopus japonicus isolate 1M-3 chromosome 17, ASM3797524v1, whole genome shotgun sequence:
GAATGCATGTGTACAATTAAATTTCATGGTTTCTCTTGAAGATTAACGTTTGTTTGCTCACCATTCTACATCCAAATACATTTCTTTATGTTTCTTGCTCTATAAGGGAGAGGTCACACATGTGATTTTATATTCTGTTGATGTGTACCGGAAGTTGAGAGTCTTGTACGATGTGGCTATTGGCCCTCCAGTGCAAAAGGACCAAGATGTGCTATTCGTATTGAACTGCTGGAATGGATGAGAGTCCTGTTATTAGAAACTCAATCCTCACTGCGAGCTATATGCCATTCCTTACAGTGGAAAAATTACATGTCAGATTCCGAGGTAGGTCGATGAGCTTTTTTGTGGAGCATAAATGTACTTCTATCATTGGCATAATACATGAAATGGATATGAAATAGAACTGGTTTGTTACATACAGTTTGTCATGATTCAAAATGCCTGATCATTCATGTTAGGTATCATAACATTCTCTAGTGTCTTTAAAGGAGTCAACCATTCTTCTAATATATTTCAgattgtgagcataaattatgTATAAAGTGATCCTGAAATATCTTATTTTGCTGATGAAGTAGTTGCTATTTAAGTTGTACAGATAACCATACAGATAGCATCGGTAAgtggttttaacatttttggtttttaacatATTGtatcaacatttaaaacatGGATGAATATATGTCAGCTCTTCACACCAGGCATTATTTGTAAAGTCAATCAATTGTTTGCTTTTGTGaattaaaaaatgtattctTTTTCTAATGGGTCAACTGTTGTGCCTTAGCTTTATTTATCCTTAAAATTTATTACAATTCTGACAGGCGTTCTGTATTTTGTGACTGAAATTTCATATACTTGCTGGCCTTATATCTGTAGAGTGAGTTATGACATTACATGGTAATGTATTGTTTATTCTTACAGACTGCATACTTGTATCGCACATTAACACACGAGACATTTGAAGAGTTTCGCTTCTTTCATTATAAAACTGAAAGGCTCCCTGAGGAAGAAGAAGGCTTGTATGATGATGGCTCAGCTTGTCCAGCTTGCCCAAAGGTAATTTTCACTGTGTGTTCATTACTAATTAATTGTTATTGGCAGTAATGTTCATTTGGCTGCAGCAGTGATTTGAATATTGGCATGTGGCTGGTAACACTGTGGCATGAGTTATTTAAATGCCAAAGACAACTAGAATCATAACTTTGTCATAACCACAACTTTAAGTGTGTAAAGTAACAGACCAAAATGCACTGGGAAATGTTTGACAGATAGCTGGGTGCCCTAGATGTCACGCACTCTGGTAACCAAAACAAGCTGTGACTTACTTCTTTTTGTAGGCTAGTGTGTGAATGACCCTTGCAATGCATCCTCAATAACCAGAAGCAAATGATAAGAAAGGATATGAAACAAACCATTGggtaatgtttgtttttcaaagaCATTTAATATTGAAAAGTAACCCATCACAATGTACATTGACCATACATGCAGTAATTTGTGTTGAAAATGCACTCTACAGTTCACATTTAAAATGAAAGTAACATAAGCATTCCATCCTCATAGTACAACAAAGAGAAGACAGAACATGATTAATTGAAAGAACTGCCTTTTTTCATTCTGCAGAAAAATGATAGCATATTTGTGTCACTTGATGCTAACTTTGGTCTGGTGAGGAAAAAAAATTCAGGAACAAGCTTTAGAGCCACCCAAGCATGCTTCTAAATTTTTCATCAACCAGGAAGAAGTGGATGACTATGTCGACCAGTACAGTACACAGACATCTAGTAAGGAAGAACATCAAGTAAGTTCAACATATTACAGGCACATTGTACCAGCAACACTCATTTCAGACTTGCACAGTACATGGCTTCTTAACAAATACTGCAGACTGTTTGTGTGGTTTCTCTGCACATTTTTAAAGAACAATTTCTATTTATCATCATTAATGTTGCTATCAATAATCTAATCTAAATTCCTAGATGTCATATTTAATAAAGCATCGGGAGAATTTCGACTGCttaaagtatcatatttaaacAAGATAAAGAACAGTTCATATTTGCTTCGATATTGCAATATGAGACTCTTGTTCACGCAACTATTGGCATCATTTCAGGCTAATTAACATGTTTGTAAATTTAACAGGAGTGCAACAGTTTTCAAGCCACCTCCGTTATCAGAACGAAGAATAAGACCGCAAACTTAGATGCCACTGGTGTATTTGGCTCAGCTTGTCGCCATGGTGTGCCCCGTCTTTTTCTGAGCATGCGCCACGGTGAAAGGTATGTCACATGGAATGAATCACATTGACCCAAACAACATGCGTTAAGCATAAGCTCTTGCTTTGTTTGAAAGGCGGACAGGATATAATTTTCTGATTGATCTACATTGTTCAATCACCTCAACTTACACATCTCGTCTCTGAAATTCTCTCTAACTATAGATAAAAGATGCCAACTCACTTTAGCAACATCATAGCATcacttttcaatatttattattcattgaTTTCAGGTATGCATACCCTGCTCTTTTACTGAAGAAATTACTGACGGGTAGTACCTTGCATCATCATGTCATTTATGATATAGCATGCAAGTTTGACACACATATTAAGGTAAATAGTTTTGTTActtatatttcaaagttgaaatatgaaatttcttcATGTCATCAGAAAGGATTGAGATGTATTAGAGAAGCAGTTGATCATTTTGACTTATAGAAATGAACAATAACTGCAGAAATATATTCAGTCAACAACTGCTATCAGATAACTAAAATTTCTTTGCATCAATAGTATGTTGtcatatattttataacaaaaaattacaaaaagaaGCTAAGAAAACCAAAGAAGATCATAGCAATGAAGTTATTATTAAAGTCATTGCATAATTGACGGTCAACAAAACATTCATGATAACATTTTCACTTCTATTATCTTACAGAAAAACTTGCCACAACTTACAGGATATGACCTTGCACTTCCTGTTTTTCATGCATATGGGCATAAGGTGCAATGCCAGGTatagaaacacatattttgctGTCCTTTAGCTTTCACTAGAATTCTAACCTACTGTATTCATGCAAggggtttgtgtgtgtatacagAGAGTGTGTTCTTTTGTCATGACTGACATATTTCTTGATTGTTCCAAAATTCAGTGAAAGACTGTTGAAACTAAATTAAATGTGATTTCAATGTATTCGACAGTCTAAATGATTTAGACAACAAATAGTCCAAAATGGTCAAAGTTGCTCATCAAACTATTTCTTGTTTTGCCCATTTTGGCATACTTAGCATTTAGGGCACACTCATAGCCCCTGTAAAGGTTAACAGCTGTCCTTTTCAGGTTGCATACATCACAAGATGGAGGAAAGATTATGGGCTGACAGATGGAGAAGGCATGGAAAGGTTGTGGTcttatttaagaaaatttgcCCACATAACCAAAGAGATGACCCCTTCGCATCGCATCGACCTTCTCTCTGATGCACTTCGCCACTTTGCCATGGGAAAGGTTTGCAACCAAGGTAAGCTTCATCCTATCCCATGAGTTTTCAAAACTGTAGCCAATTAAACCATCCCCAATAAAATACAGGTTAAAGTTCTTCAAATGTTCAATACAATCAAACAAATATTGATGTAATCGGAATTAGTGTGGTGAAGGCCTGAGATGGCACTTCCCAAAAGTTACTATCATGGCACTATGAGTTTGCATTTAGCTTCCCAAGAATAAGTCTGCTCTCAAAATGCCTTTAAGATCAGTCATCAATGGCACTCTTTAGGCCTTCTTACTTCACTGCCTTCACTGTCAGATGAGTTTATTTAGGCATTATATGTCTCGACCAAAGTATAATCAGGAAGATGTGGCtaaacatttgacatttgtTTCCAATTGTTTACTagcgttttatttatttattctttgtttttattttttttagctGCCTCACTATGTTTGTGCCTCCAAAAATGCCGGGATGTCGCACAGAAATCAAACTCTGAAATTCAGGAGATTTGCAGAGAATGtgagtgttttattttttaatgtacTAGACTATGTAAGTCAGCATTAAAGGAGAACATTCAT
Proteins encoded in this window:
- the LOC139984473 gene encoding uncharacterized protein, which encodes MSDSETAYLYRTLTHETFEEFRFFHYKTERLPEEEEGLYDDGSACPACPKEQALEPPKHASKFFINQEEVDDYVDQYSTQTSSKEEHQECNSFQATSVIRTKNKTANLDATGVFGSACRHGVPRLFLSMRHGERYAYPALLLKKLLTGSTLHHHVIYDIACKFDTHIKKNLPQLTGYDLALPVFHAYGHKVQCQVAYITRWRKDYGLTDGEGMERLWSYLRKFAHITKEMTPSHRIDLLSDALRHFAMGKVCNQAASLCLCLQKCRDVAQKSNSEIQEICREFKTTVDDIKRWREEDKCAISNKKSSGRSASWKEVYVQNLDQYHELWCVLHITKEKLARLPLSPRLSVT